From Paenibacillus sp. GP183, one genomic window encodes:
- a CDS encoding thioredoxin family protein, with translation MSINLAEKLRKGLKPQQFIDSMEKNQEQFLSWYNGFEWDNEDDKAFFESLNNRDDLRCLIIGADWCGDVVRNIPVVFRALENSGVPVEVFIMEQHLDFIDQFLTFGGRSIPVVLFTDTGGFVLGQWGPRPEHVQAVMKKFKAENPDRQAPDYDDNMKVTRAEMMRQYGEGRGYQAHIVKELRELISTF, from the coding sequence ATGAGCATCAATCTTGCAGAAAAGCTTCGCAAAGGATTAAAACCGCAGCAATTTATTGACAGTATGGAGAAAAATCAAGAGCAATTTTTATCCTGGTATAACGGGTTTGAGTGGGACAATGAAGACGACAAGGCGTTTTTCGAATCCCTCAACAATCGTGACGATTTGAGATGCTTGATCATAGGAGCCGACTGGTGCGGCGATGTTGTTCGCAACATTCCGGTTGTTTTCCGTGCGCTGGAGAATAGCGGTGTTCCGGTAGAAGTATTTATCATGGAGCAGCATTTGGATTTTATCGATCAATTCCTGACCTTTGGCGGCCGTTCCATTCCAGTCGTACTCTTCACCGATACCGGCGGATTCGTGCTTGGTCAGTGGGGGCCTCGTCCAGAGCATGTGCAGGCTGTCATGAAGAAGTTTAAAGCAGAGAATCCAGACCGCCAAGCACCGGATTATGATGACAATATGAAAGTGACTCGCGCGGAAATGATGCGGCAATATGGTGAAGGCAGAGGGTATCAGGCTCACATTGTAAAAGAACTGCGTGAATTAATATCTACATTCTAA
- a CDS encoding MBL fold metallo-hydrolase, giving the protein MIKIDSLALGPLATNAYLLSNPDTGKGIIIDPGMNAQSLIKRIAHLEIEAILLTHAHFDHIGGVEEIRKLKKCPVYLHDLEADWLTNPKKNGSSHYPELGSPIVTEPAEYALDEGQVLHFLGASFKVFHTPGHSPGSVSFLYENHLFGGDVLFKLSVGRTDLSGGDEGTLLDSIHGKLFELDDNVIVYPGHGPRTTIGYEREHNPYV; this is encoded by the coding sequence ATGATTAAGATAGATTCTTTAGCCTTAGGGCCTTTGGCGACGAATGCGTATCTGCTGTCGAATCCTGATACAGGGAAAGGGATCATCATAGATCCAGGCATGAATGCTCAGTCTTTGATTAAACGCATTGCCCATTTGGAGATTGAAGCGATCCTTCTGACACATGCGCATTTTGACCATATCGGCGGTGTGGAGGAGATCCGTAAGCTGAAGAAATGTCCAGTGTACCTTCATGATCTGGAAGCGGACTGGCTGACCAACCCGAAGAAAAACGGCTCGTCACACTATCCGGAGCTGGGTAGTCCCATTGTAACGGAGCCTGCCGAGTATGCGCTTGATGAAGGGCAAGTGCTGCATTTTCTTGGCGCTTCGTTTAAGGTATTTCATACTCCCGGCCATTCCCCGGGAAGTGTGAGCTTCCTCTACGAGAACCATTTGTTTGGAGGAGATGTGTTATTCAAGCTCTCTGTCGGAAGAACGGATTTGTCCGGCGGTGACGAAGGTACCCTGCTCGATTCCATTCATGGCAAGCTGTTCGAGCTTGATGATAACGTGATCGTATATCCTGGACATGGACCGCGAACGACGATTGGATACGAGCGTGAGCATAATCCGTATGTGTAA
- a CDS encoding PfkB family carbohydrate kinase, protein MSSNCIVCLGELLIDFVPEENGQALADVGSFRKAAGGAPANVAAAVAKLGGTSRFIGKIGSDPFGCFLKRSLEEVGVQAAVVESSEAKTGLAFVSLRRDGERDFLFYRDPSADMLLRADEIEEAWLADAAIFHFGSVSLISEPCRGATLEAARRARVLGALVSYDPNVRLALWPSADAARQEILQQLPLADVVKVSEEEIEFLLGTDATTGAQQLLERGPKVVVITLGPQGCRIVTARQDLWVPGKPAAAVDTTGAGDGFVGGMLFQLAALGVTPASVADALGDAETAKRVLAFANRVGAITTTRRGAIPALPTLAEVQAGE, encoded by the coding sequence ATGTCGAGTAATTGTATAGTTTGCCTGGGCGAGCTGTTGATTGATTTTGTGCCGGAGGAAAATGGACAGGCGCTTGCGGATGTGGGTTCGTTTCGCAAAGCGGCGGGAGGAGCGCCCGCTAATGTGGCTGCTGCCGTGGCGAAGCTTGGAGGAACAAGCCGGTTCATCGGCAAGATCGGAAGCGACCCGTTCGGCTGCTTTTTAAAGAGGAGCTTGGAAGAGGTCGGTGTGCAAGCCGCAGTCGTGGAGTCGAGTGAAGCCAAGACAGGCCTTGCTTTTGTATCACTGCGCCGGGATGGGGAGCGGGATTTCCTCTTCTATCGCGATCCGTCGGCGGATATGCTGCTTCGCGCGGATGAAATCGAAGAGGCATGGCTCGCGGACGCCGCGATCTTTCACTTCGGCTCGGTATCGCTGATCAGCGAGCCGTGCCGCGGCGCCACGCTGGAAGCGGCGCGGCGGGCAAGAGTCTTGGGCGCACTGGTGTCGTACGACCCCAATGTGCGCCTGGCGCTTTGGCCGAGCGCGGACGCCGCTCGGCAGGAAATCCTGCAGCAGCTTCCGCTTGCGGATGTGGTCAAGGTGAGCGAGGAGGAAATCGAATTCCTCCTCGGTACCGATGCGACCACAGGGGCGCAGCAGCTGCTGGAACGCGGACCCAAAGTGGTGGTTATCACTTTGGGTCCGCAGGGCTGCCGCATCGTGACCGCGCGGCAGGATTTGTGGGTCCCCGGCAAGCCTGCGGCGGCCGTGGACACCACCGGCGCCGGCGACGGCTTCGTCGGCGGCATGCTGTTTCAGCTGGCGGCGCTGGGAGTGACGCCGGCTTCCGTCGCGGACGCGCTCGGCGATGCCGAGACCGCGAAGCGGGTGCTCGCGTTCGCGAACCGCGTGGGCGCGATCACGACGACCCGCAGGGGAGCGATTCCCGCGCTCCCGACGCTGGCGGAGGTGCAAGCGGGGGAGTGA
- a CDS encoding flagellar biosynthesis protein FlgA — MNRRRSLLISIAAALLSGLLVYGVYVLQVRQVALQQTVNIVVPKNFIRAGTLIEEGLVELRPVLKGSYSDNMVTKLSDVIGQETLMPLGSNEPLLCWKINKFHMLPGAQQSTFQIPKEYILSVSNGIRAGDQVRIYASSSDGASRKLLDKDIRVASVKSSANIEIDNPKNSNLLSKANGDAEKMYLSRLEANGAIDQINLNLTEEEWLLLDRLCSTKKTKLVIAFSSASITSP; from the coding sequence TTGAATCGCAGAAGAAGCCTGCTGATCAGCATTGCGGCAGCATTGCTGTCTGGTCTTCTGGTTTATGGAGTGTATGTTCTGCAGGTCAGGCAGGTAGCTTTACAGCAAACAGTAAACATCGTTGTACCAAAGAATTTTATTCGTGCAGGCACTCTGATTGAGGAGGGATTGGTCGAACTAAGGCCTGTTTTGAAAGGCAGTTACAGTGACAATATGGTAACGAAGCTTAGCGATGTTATCGGTCAGGAAACCTTAATGCCTCTAGGCAGTAATGAACCGCTGCTCTGCTGGAAAATCAACAAGTTCCACATGCTGCCTGGAGCCCAGCAGTCAACCTTTCAGATTCCCAAGGAGTATATTCTGTCGGTTTCCAATGGGATTCGTGCGGGTGATCAGGTGAGGATTTATGCTTCTTCTTCGGATGGCGCATCACGCAAACTGCTGGATAAGGATATTAGAGTGGCATCTGTAAAATCGTCGGCCAATATCGAAATCGATAACCCAAAGAACTCCAACTTGCTGTCCAAAGCGAATGGAGATGCCGAAAAAATGTACCTCTCCCGACTGGAGGCAAACGGAGCCATTGACCAGATCAATTTAAACCTCACCGAGGAGGAATGGTTGCTGCTTGACAGGCTCTGCAGTACCAAGAAAACCAAGCTCGTTATAGCTTTCAGCTCCGCTTCAATAACTTCGCCATAA
- a CDS encoding ATPase, T2SS/T4P/T4SS family — protein MGYEEDRGKLLALVYDLVAKRRLKELPPLTRNYESLPEAIFAEIIGLNVLELVLKNKEGLEEIQVVGRHIFEVRNGYAQPSVHRLPSLKDLERIQQNLVLFNNDSLNPRKKWAEVNLRDGSRVTMTGFGFTSEPTLTIRFYTVKRFDLASLAHPDLNTIDPKMKDLMLCIIRAYFNMVVIGPTNSGKTNLLKAFIAEMDDNERIITIESRFELNLKRDFPQKNIIEYEVDEEDSKHSGQLAFKLALRQSPKRICQAEIRDEDANLYVKACTRGHEGSITSVHVNQLEDVPDAITDMCMQDGRRMDSARLTKRITQYVTQIGFEMAVVNTKRRVVRIGEYSYEEGEVRVKELAVFDAMEQCWTFPGKLSEFASAKIKHHDPSGYIKLQMLGWIVC, from the coding sequence TTGGGCTATGAAGAAGATCGAGGCAAGCTTCTCGCGTTAGTTTATGACCTTGTAGCCAAGCGCAGGCTAAAGGAATTGCCTCCATTGACCCGCAATTACGAGTCATTACCGGAAGCCATTTTTGCGGAAATTATCGGGCTTAATGTTTTGGAGCTGGTGCTTAAAAATAAAGAGGGACTTGAAGAAATCCAGGTAGTGGGAAGGCACATTTTCGAAGTCAGGAATGGCTATGCCCAGCCTTCCGTACATCGGCTTCCTTCATTAAAAGATCTGGAGCGCATCCAGCAGAATCTTGTTCTTTTTAATAATGATTCCTTAAATCCTCGTAAAAAATGGGCTGAAGTTAATCTTCGAGACGGCTCGCGCGTAACGATGACCGGTTTCGGTTTTACGTCTGAGCCGACTCTTACCATCCGCTTTTACACAGTCAAGCGATTTGACCTCGCCAGCTTGGCTCATCCCGATTTAAACACCATTGATCCCAAAATGAAGGATTTGATGCTGTGCATCATTCGAGCTTATTTTAATATGGTGGTCATTGGGCCTACGAACTCGGGAAAGACGAATTTGCTCAAAGCTTTTATTGCGGAAATGGACGATAACGAACGCATCATTACGATAGAGTCGCGATTCGAGTTAAATCTTAAACGTGATTTTCCGCAAAAAAACATCATCGAGTATGAAGTGGATGAGGAAGACAGCAAGCATTCCGGACAGCTAGCGTTCAAGCTTGCACTTCGCCAATCTCCAAAAAGAATCTGTCAGGCCGAAATCAGGGATGAAGACGCCAATTTATATGTAAAGGCGTGCACTCGAGGGCATGAAGGAAGCATAACTTCAGTACATGTCAACCAATTGGAAGATGTTCCTGACGCCATTACAGACATGTGCATGCAAGATGGAAGGAGGATGGATTCTGCTCGCTTAACAAAAAGAATTACCCAATATGTCACGCAAATCGGCTTTGAGATGGCTGTTGTGAATACAAAAAGGAGGGTTGTCAGAATAGGGGAATACAGCTATGAGGAAGGGGAGGTTCGAGTAAAAGAATTGGCGGTTTTCGACGCTATGGAACAATGCTGGACATTTCCCGGGAAATTGTCGGAATTCGCATCTGCAAAAATTAAACATCATGACCCGTCCGGGTATATTAAGCTTCAGATGCTGGGATGGATTGTATGCTGA